A genomic window from Salvelinus namaycush isolate Seneca chromosome 5, SaNama_1.0, whole genome shotgun sequence includes:
- the LOC120048522 gene encoding gamma-glutamylcyclotransferase-like has protein sequence MDDNIETHTFLYFAYGSNLLKERLQLKNPSASIHCVARLKDYKLIFGNYKGLASDRWHGGVATIENSPADEVWGVVWRMNVADLESLDSQESVRLGAYSPVEVNVKTRGQELNCRTYIMNSCIYAPPSPQYLKVILMGAEQNGLPKNYQEKLRSIETNKFEGPLPVMAELERIMKRAKERANH, from the exons ATGGATGACAACATAGAAACCCACACCTTCCTGTACTTTGCCTACGGCAGCAACCTACTGAAGGAAAGGCTCCAGCTCAAGAACCCCTCCGCTTCCATCCACTGTGTGGCCAGGCTCAAG gaCTACAAGCTGATATTTGGGAACTACAAGGGTCTGGCCAGTGACCGATGGCATGGGGGTGTGGCGACCATCGAGAACAGCCCAGCGGACGAGGTGTGGGGAGTGGTATGGAGGATGAACGTGGCCGACCTCGAGTCTCTAGACAG ccAGGAGAGCGTGCGACTAGGGGCCTACAGCCCTGTGGAGGTTAACGTGAAGACTCGGGGCCAAGAGCTCAACTGTCGCACCTACATCATGAACAGCTGTATTTACGCTCCACCATCTCCACAGTACCTCAAG GTGATTTTAATGGGGGCAGAGCAGAATGGCTTGCCAAAGAACTACCAGGAGAAGCTGAGGTCCATTGAGACCAACAAGTTTGAGGGCCCACTGCCTGTCATGGCTGAGCTGGAGCGGATTATGAAAAGAGCCAAGGAGAGAGCCAACCACTGA